GGGCCACCGTGGAATTCAGGGCCACCGTGGAATTCAGGGCCACCGTGGAATTCAGGGCCACCGTGGAATtcatctgagagagagagaggaaaattGATTTTTATCCTACCCCTATCTACATCAAATGATAAATGGCCTGTATTTAATTAGCAGCTTTTATAGTCTTGACGACCACTCAGAGAACTTCACAGCAGTTTAAAGTGCATCTACGGGCCGACATCAATAGTCTAGACAgttaacaaaatataattttaccaGCTCACGCGACTCTAAAAACTGTGGCTACAGAAAACGGCGATTAAAAACAAACGTTGTCTATGTTGGAGGGGTTGTGGCAAGGTGGGAGACCACAGACATATATTTTGCGACCGTCCAAAGTTATCTGAATACTGGCAAAAAATATAAagggaaataaacatgtttatttattgacaTACCGTTAGAACCATCACACTTTACTTTAGGGATATTGCCTGATAACCCTGAAGAATATAGCCAAACAGAACTTCTGAGAGCCCTTCTTCTAATAGCAAATAAAGTTATAACAACCTCCTTGCTGAAGCCACAGCCCCCCACAATAACCGGATGGAGGGATAGAATTCAAAATATGTACAAGATGGAACATTCGACTGCTCTATTACAACTGAAAACAGAGGTATTCATAAACATCTGGTCCCCCATTGCTCTACACTTCCATTTGATATGATAAGCGGAATATAGAgatatatttcttttcttttctctttgtttttccttttaagcAACGGATATTTGCAGGccatcctctttctttttcggAATCCTgtcttaatgtaatgttatgtgtGATGTActgtgtttgtggacaatgtTAATTTGTAACTCAATTCTGATATGCCTGGATCCTGATGGCTTGGGCCCAAGACATCCCTGGACAGTTAACCCCACTAGGCTAAGACTTGTATCTGTGGCACCTAATTTCACGGTAAAAATTATGTGATGTACTGTACGACTGCATatgataaaaggaaataaaaataaaaaaacaaaggtcggctgaaatggaaaaaatcCAGCCTTTAAATATAGTGCAGTTTAGACGTAATGACATTTCTCAGTTTAATTATTACCAAGAGAGCAATGCTGCGATCAAGTCTGCACCATGGATTAACGCAAAGTCAAAAAACAGATACCCAAAGTCAAGATGTAGATACGCACGTACCTTTGAGTTCGGAGAGGAGCTGGCTGCCGTGTGCTCTTGTGTGTGAAAATCAGGAATaagtgagtttgtgtttcttctacGTCACCTTATCTCCATCAAAGCAGCGGTTATGGCTTGTGTTCGACGAGCATGTCAGCAACTagtgtccgtgtgtgtctgtgtgtgtttctgcttggATGCTTGTGTCTGTGCGCGATCAAGTGCAAATGTGTGACAACCCTGACTGGAAGTTCATgttgtgaaaatgaaatgcaactgtgtgtgtgtgtgtgtgtgtgtgtgtgtgtgtgtgtgtgtgtgtgtgtgtgtgtgtgtgtgtgtgtgtgtgtgtgtgtgtgcacgtgtgcatgcTTGTGGCCcgaatttgtttgtgtgtccatgctCTGTCATAAACATGAGGTTATTGCACACACACGTCAGCTAAACCACAGAGCTGAGTTGCTTCCTCCTTCTGGACTTGgacgtttaaaaaaatatatatatgtggcaCACGCTCAATTAGAAACAGAACATCACTTTGTACCGAACCTGTGTGTTAAATGTTATCGTACAGATTCCACTTAAAGTGTAGCGGAGGACTGAGCAGCATGATGAAACAATGACATCCTCTGCAATAAGAGGGAAACCAGTCAGATCTGATAGGTGCCGCTTTTTAcctttaaaagttaatttaatcaAGTTCAATTAATCATTGTGAATATTTCTGAAgttgtgaaaatgaaataatctCAAACCAAACTCTTTAACATACAGTTGTTAGAATCGAACCTCTCTGTGTGATCTGAGTTGGTGAACAGCTGCAGATCAAATCCAACTTAAATTTACTTGTTCAAACATTTCCTGCAGATCAgggatgtaaaataaaatggacACCTAATTTAATCTCTATTTGACACTGTTCAAAATCTAAGAAGTGAAAGGGGATGTGGTgatggaagctgctgctgttgacagATGTGTTACACCATGCACATCACAGTGAACTCTGCAGCCATTTAACAATGAAATAGAGCTGGAGACGTTATGGACGCTCATTGTATCCAGTGCAGGCTGCTGGGAAACTAAAGCTCAATGAGTTTGGTTTTTCTGCTTTATATTCACACCTAGATTGTCTCAGCCCTGCAAAGATGGCATTTGTTACATCACATACAATATACAACATACCTGAGCACGGTATATCATGTAGAACTGTGTAGAATTGAGAACAAACGGGTgagtggtggcagctgatggggGATTAAGATGGCTTAGATATGCAATTTGCCTTCTCTCATACAGCAACATTACTGGCAATATAACCATCATTCAATTTTAATTACTGCTCCCTTTCCTTTATTATAAagactttaaacattgacaccGCTCTCCATTTATGTTAGACACTGTCATTTCTACTGAAtcttgtaaatattttttattttgttgaggtGCTCTGTTACATGTTACGCCTAATTTTCTTGTCTCCTGGGGGAGAGTTCCGTCATTGTGGCCCTCTGGGGTTTATATGTTCTTTCCCTGCTAAAAGGGGTTTTCCTAGTTTTCCCTCACTCGTGTTGAAGgtttatgatttgtgaatatggcctATTTAAGTAaaattggatttatttattggttAGATTGAACATATATGCTCCAATGTAAACATCTTTGCATCCTCCGCTCACTGCACAAATCTGATGACACCTGAAGGTGGTTATAAAATTACCTGTGAATGACAGTCTCAGTTTATGGGGGGGGTCACTCAAATTACAAGGTTCCACAAGGTCACAAGGTGAGGAACTGTTTGAAGGAACAAGGAACAGCTCAAGTGAGACtttacaaagaaaagagagtgtCATGAGCATCAGAGGGGAACTGAGCATATaagctaacacacacaaacacacacaacagtgggTAGGTGTGTGAGAGCCATTTGATCAGCCTCTGTCCTTGAGATATGACGCCACACGCAAAAACTTCTAGTAGGATTATCTGTGGAAAATTGGTGTTTTGGCGACTGATCTGAAAGTGTGACGGGCGGTGCTGGAAGTCGACCTCTGCCAATAACATCcgcaaagaaaattgtttcaTTTGCAAAGTGagtcaaaaactgaaaagattaaaagcatgaaaataacCCTTTAGGAGCGTATTCTTTGgtcatgtgaaaacaaaacaagtttctTAAGATGGGGCCAATGAACATTTCCGTTTGTTTTTACCTCTCTTTCAGTTTTATTGGTCCATACATAGTGACAATAAATTAAAACGGCATCATTTCCTATAAACAGGGTAATGTTTAGGCAGCTTTACAGGAAGCAGTTACAGACTTAAACAGTTATCCTTCTCGTGGATCATAAATCAACTCCCCCCGGCAAAGACATAATTCACGGTCAAATATTCAAGTAGTCTCAGTCAGTTCATCAATGATTAATGCTAAAGCAATGTGCTGGAGACACTGAGtgggtgtaaaaaaaaatgaacagtgCAAACAGTACCGTGCAAATGTCTTAGGCCGCTCTCGACTATGTTATATTAAAATGATCCATCTGAGATGACTTGAACGTTATTTAGTGCTTGAAATAACAAACGataaaaaactataaacaaTAAAACTTATTTGGAGACAAAAGTATATTCAACTAAGAATGAAAACCTGAAGCAAGTCCCTTTTACAGTCACGAGAAGTGGCTTTAAAGCATCTAACTAACATAGAAAACGTCAGTGGTGTAAGTGTTTTACACAGTATGATATATACTACTACTTCCTAATGCCCAATAACTACCATCAAGAGTCCTATAACAATACATCTTATCATATGTACACAAACCAGTTTAATGGAACAAATGCTTCATGAAAATAtctaaaaattaaataaaaatgtaacttaTGGAGTAACaagcattagtgtgtgtgtgtgtaaatgctaATTCAAGTGAAGTGCGACTTGTGTCTCCGCCACAAGATGAGTCTTTGTGAGGTGAGGATGTGTGTGACCACGCTGAGCAGCATCAGGAAGATGGTCATCGACATCACGATCACATAGTGGCTGATGCTGCGAGAGACAAAAGGAGTTGAGCATGGCGAAGTGCACTGTGTTAAAAACCAGGGGAGTGAAAGTAGAGAGGAGGGACGGTGTGTGTCTGAGACAAGTTATTAATTAAGACCTGGATGCCGTGCGTTTCCCAGTTAGCTTACCTCGTTCCAATGTCCAACCAGCTGCCGTAGTCCTGCACCAGGAAGAAAAAGTGCTGAGGGAAAGAAGAGGGAATTAAAGTTGAATGTTTATCTGATGTTCATGTCGAGAcaaacagggagaggaggaacgTTTTTGAGAAAGTATGGTAGAGAGAAACTTTagtttcctttttcattttaagagtaaagtaaaaatgttgagACTAAACTTGGAATTCCAAgattcaaatcaaacttttatGAATCAATAAAATGAACACGTATGGCTGCCTCTCCAAAACACCAACATTTCAACTTAATACTTGAAATGCATAAAGATCTCCACTTATCTTTCGCTCTTTTATTCCGACATTAGTTTTTATATTcatacatttcctttttattcctGGAATATAAAAAGATAGTTTTTCTTTAATCTGATTCTAATCTGATTCTTCTGTAGGAGAGAAAACATCAGAGTGCATAAAACCAACGAGGAAGACTTGCCAGAGCCATCAGGTCGGAGATGACCAGGACTATGAGGAACAAactggaagagaagaggaaagaataaAGGGAAAGAATGTAGGAAATCATTATTAGCGGGTTGTGTTAAATCGTCCAAAACAGCACGTATCTAGTTAATGTACAGCAGGGACAACAGAGTTACTTCCCACTTCACAAGAAAATCAACAACAGACAAGGAAGACTGCAATGAAAATAGCTGCTTGAGATAAAGTACGTGATAAAGTGTGCACAGTGTCACAACATCTGTCTGTTGGAGCGAGAGGTTACCTTCTGGCCGAAAGCTGTGTCACAACTTGGATGGTCTCAAATGTGCACATTACTATGATGAATGGAATGATCACCtgcaagaggaaagaaagaagttgAAGATTGCATCATTACGTCTAGAGGATTTGAATTGATGGAGAACGGTGCTACGGCTACTTCTGGCGATTTGACTTCACAATCACGCAGCGAGACACAGTTAAAAGATATTTATATAGATCTCCTGGCTAGATGCACTCATTGTCTTTCTAACTTTACATCTACGTCAGCGTAACTTTTCATGCCGTGTCCTCACACGGGGTCACGTTGACACGTTCTTGACATTTGACTGTCAGGTTTACAGAAAAAGACTCTGACATCAGCGTTCCGACGTCCAGCCCCTTTGTAACATGTCAGGGAAATGTCCAggcttcagtgcatgtctgaacgcAGCTCAGCACACCCCCTCTTTCTGGTAAACTTGTCTCTTGagcttataaaaaaaaagcgaTGTGAAACATTCCCAAACAGAGCGTATATTGTCAAATGTAGTGTTTGCAACATGGTACCTTCCACATCATCAGTCCTCCCATGATGAAGGGGTTGAACACAGTCAGGAAACAATAAACGGATGCTGGGTCAAAACTGgattaaagaataaaagacacagaggaagtgacAAATCAACAGAGTGAATCCACAGTTACCAGAATCTTTAAACATTCAGACCACAGCGACATGTTGAGGGGATTCATTTCTTGATGAGCTTTAAAGTACAGACTGAGCATGTAAACTAAAGGCAGACAAGCTGGtcttaaaaatacaaaagagaaCTAAGAGTCAGTGCTGAGGTTTCAAAGACGATTGTATTCAAATGATGCATTGCTAGTATTTTAAAAAGCACACTCATACCAGActttcatttccccccccacactgaAACCAAGTCCACCCACATACCCCCTccccataaacacacacaacttcctgccatttaccacacacacacacacaaagacataccTGTTAATGGAGGCTATGTTCCCTGTTCCGAAGAAAGctgttattataaaaaataccTGAAAAAATGTAGGGTTAAGGAAAGAGCTAAAATAGagcatgaaaacattaaattattttatattacacAATTCAAATTTTGCTGGATTTTGTTGGACAACTTCAGAATAAACTGGTGCCAGTCTATGTGATTTTAGCTGATGCTCCTTTTGCAAATGTGGATACGAAGAAATAAGATCTTCTGATGTCATCCAACTTCAGATGTCGGATCTTGGCGATGTCAATGTTTGCGGAGAAATCAATAGTGGAGAGCTgaaagaaaaccacacacacacacacacaaacacactcacacacacaataatctGAGACCTCATCTACAATACGTAGAGATTTATGTAAACCTTCTCCACAGATTACAGTATGTTATCTGTGTTGATATCTTATGTTATATAAATAAGtgacaatataatataaaagatGATACAGTCTGTTACAGCATGTGTCTGTAAGAAATGTGGTTGTTGCTGCTATATAGAGTTGATAAGATTGACCCACTTAAAATAAATCTACTAAACTCTACTTGAAGAACCTATGTGTTTTctgcattaaaaaataaataggatACAAAAGTAACAATAACTTGACACTGCTCTACCAAATCTATCAGACTCAGATACAAACTCATACTGGTCGTACCTCCTGCCTGCCAGAGACACCCTGTGCAAGCATGGCTTCCTGCTCAATGTTGATCCACACAAACATAAGCCAAGATAACACAGGGAGGAACAAGGCCTCTGACCTAGTTTGGGAGAAAGCATACACATTAGAAGAGAAGTCGAATCCCGATCTCCACGGCTGCATTGGGGTTTCAGGTGGAATGTCACGTCCTACCCGGTGCTGAGCAGCAGGTACGTGGCCGTGAGAGAGAGGAATATGCTGAGGAGTCGATGGAAGAGCCGAGTAGAGCTCAACAATGGAACCAGTATGGACGagcctgaggagagagaggtacGTGCTGGGCCTTAGAGCAGTAAGGGCAAATGCTGCAGTACAGGATGTGATACAGATTGTAACTgacaaaaaataatcaatatctATAGCATATGCGGGGGCAGTTATTTTTCTAGTGCATCATTTGTAAGGCCCAGTTATATGCAAGAGGCCAAATAATTTGCAGCAGGATGAAAAACATGTAGTGCCAAAAAGATTCTATAATTAAAAAGGTGCATTGCTGAGGTGTTCCAAATATTCTGCTGTGAGCCACAATCTTAAATGTGAAAGAAATTTAGACAACTGACAATTAGAAAATGATTCACTCTTGGATATGGTGACTCGTTTTACCAACAGCAGCCTGGAAAAAATCCTTAGTTTGCACTTTTATCCAACAACAGTGTCTTTTTAGGGAAAGCAATTTGTTGTTTTCCACTTGGAAAAAATCCCTGCGCTTAAGCTCAAAAAGTGCTgtgcactgtaaataaaaactgtaattaaatttataatatttaaatatgaccaaaattCGACATTTAATATCATCTCCCCAGGGAATTCGAAGGTGTCGTAATGGATCTCATGTCCTCATGTTGCGCTCGCccacgcacccccccccccccccccccacacctacCTAACGTGGTCCAGCTGATGATCTGATTGAGAAGCGGCAGGCCCTGCTTTTGCTGCAGGCTGGAGTGTGTGAGCGAGGGCACGTACGCGCACACTGCCACATGGAGCATCTGTGGAGTTTTGTCACAGGCACAACttcagaataaataaattcaggtacgcaatcacacacaaacacacacacacacactgcatgacATGTGCTGCAGTTACCTGGGTAATAAACTGCTGTCTGTCACCGAAGCTCAGCGGCGTTCTCTGTCTCGATGACCAGAGGTAACAGGCTGACGTGAAGAGGGCGAGCACACCTGCACAGGTCCTGAGCAGACAAACAGAATAAGATATTTTAGTTTAGCATAGGGCTTCATTTTGCACAGGTTAAATTAGCAGCTATGTTCCCGACTCGTCCATTAATCAAAGTCCTTCGTGATTTTTAGGTGAATACAATATCGTGAGGCTTTTTCAGTAGTTGTTTAAAAGTGAATGTTTCATAACATATACAAGTAGCTTGTCCACAATTGTCACAATCTGAACTCATCGCTCTCTGATGACAGTTAAGATTTCAATAGAGAAGATCCTTCTCACTGACCTGAATGTGGCTtttgagttgtttgtttttatacattgtGATAAACTGAAAGTAACACAGGAAGCACTCACACCAGATGGATGTTGGCCTCTCTACCGACAACCGGCATCAGGGGGAAAAGAGCCAAAAACAAGCAGCCGAGAAACCAGCTCAAAGAGCGGAGCTACATGGGGACAGAAACAACAAGTTCATATGGTTAGAGGCTGCATGTCAATTCATCAGAGGTTTCACTGAGGATAAATAAGTGCCAGGAGGTCAGACCAGGAGtaagttaaaaaatgactgttTTCATATTATTGAGTGGAAtcatcatttttgtttgtttgttcatttgattATCAACTCAGATTTGCTGAAGCACCTAAAATGCAGTTAAAGACAAATGGATcgacagatatttttttttgagAATAAGAATTTAAATGGATAGTATTTCCAGTCCGGGACAGAGGACTCACTGTAGCAAGAGGTGATCAAGTGTCAAATCATACAAACACCCCTCGTAAAATCAAGACGATTGCCAAATGTTAAAAATCAATGGTATAACATAGTAATTACACATTTGTGTCAGTTAGATTCTCTCAATGTGATTTTGAGGCCTTAAAAAGGAGTGACTTATCACCTTTAAACCTTTAAGCAGCCGTCGGTCATGACTTATGTAATTCAGAAATTCTGATCCGTGTATACTCCATCTCCTGTTACCACATTCCCTGATGACGCATCAGTTTCCGTCACCTTCCGTcatcaaaatattcaaatatcatTACTTTTCCTGGCGTACATGCAGTGTCTAGTACATTTTTTCCCACCaaaatttcttcttcttcatctttaacCTTAGGAGCCATAATCTTTGACATGGTTACCTTGGCCTTCCCGAAAAGTCCCGACATGAAGGGCCAGAGGGATAGGACAGCCAGGCCCACAGTCAGCATGGCGCGATGGAAGAAGCTCACCACCTGGGGGCAGCAAAGGTGAACTGTCAGCCACAGAACAGAGGATATAGATAATTGTAGGTTTTAGATTCTGTCGTAGGTAGAAAATATGCATCTAGCTGTACATTAGAAAACCATCAAAGACACCTACCAGCAACTCAATCCCAAATGCCACCAGCACAAAATAGCCCAAACATTTCCACAGTGGAAGAGCAGGCGCCGACTTGATCAGATCTTTCAGAGTGCCTGACCTGAAGTGGATCATTTATACAATTATTTTTCAGTAAGAAAATTGAGAAAAGAACAAGAACTCTCCAAAGACACTTTGGTGAGTGTCACTCACTCTTTCAGGACAGAGTACCATACAGGGACCGGCAGCAGGCAGTAGATATAATAGGTAATCGGGCTCCTTTGGACCAGCAGGAACCCAGAGATCACTACAGTCACACATAGACACAGCCTCTCCAGGGTATAGCTGCGAGTCTgcaatatgcacacacactggggcGTTACCAAACAATGTGACTGTGAGACACATTTGTTTCCCTTAAGCTTATTTTGCCGGCCGGGCAGCGGGATTATATATTGAGCGCCCTGACCTGGTTGAGGAGACTGGGGTGTCTGTGGAGGCTGGCGTGAGTCTTCAGGATGACCATGACAACATATGAGGTCCAGCCTACAAATCCCAGCACCACACTGCAGCCCAGGAAGAACCTGTCGTAGGTATGGTAGTACGCCAGGCCCTCCAAGGAGCGGGAGATCAGAGACTTGCACAGAGAGATCTGAGAGGAGAccaggaaaaggaagaggagttTGTTAAGAGTATGGTGGTCAAACAgacataaatgtgtttaatttcactttatgtgtgtatttctaAAGCTAGTTTGGGCTTAAGTTTTATTTCAAGTCCTATATCATATGAGCTAACATCTAATACTATGTTGGGTATTACAATACTCACGGCATCTCCGTACTTCTCCAGCTGAATCAGTATTCTAGCCTTGTGGGTGAACTCTGCTTGTTTTGACTCAGTCAGCTGTCtgggaaaatacaaaaagagaccAAGCAATAAAGATAGACTGAAATTGCATTTGAAATGGCATCTTAGACACAATGTGTCCATGAATGTAGATTTCTCAGTAGCTGCCATCTGGTTAATGTTCTtactaaaatgtatttctgaatcCACACTCTCGTTGTGACCGAAGACTGACACAAGTCCCTGGTACACATGCTGTGATGAATAgtcaatttgatttattaaaagctatatatttaagttttctctgcagctgaacgtgtgtttttttgtgccaAAGTCAGGTAATGACGACTGTCGCTGCAGTGGTGAGACCGGCTGATGTGGCGCTGACTGTTTAGCAAATTGTGTTTCCCATTGCTGAACCCACAATGTTTGTGGTACATTGGTAAGTAAAAAGTTTTTTAACTCACTTGCTGATGATCATTATTTAACTTATTGTACTTACTGATATGGGGTGAAGAGAAAGGACAAGGTTGTCTCCTTTTTCTGGGTCATTTTCAtctagaaaataaatatatacaactCAGTTACCATAAACCACCTTCCATGTGCTTCAGCACTATTTATAACTTGAAAGATAAGAAGCTTCCCGCAATTCCTGACCAATATTAATAACAGTAATATtatatcagcagcagcagagatgaatgCTGCCATACCTTGAATTGCTGTAGTACTTGAATGGCGTTAGTGTACATGCTCTCTGCTTTGAACAGGTCACTGTTGTTCAGGTAGAGAAGAGGCAAAACCCCCTGTaatgacacaaatacacatgaagaTGAGCATAAAGTCATAAAAACTGAAGAATTATCTTTTTAGAAAATATTATAAACTCACATGAGAATTTCTacaactgaacagattttcaCAGCCACCTAAAGGTTCTTACAAAATAAAGGTCAGAAAAATGTAGCTCTGTCTTATCTCTAAACTTACAACTGAGTTGACAGGAAAGGGCACGCCGATGAGAGAAGCCATGAGGGGAGCAATGTCCGcctgcagaaaacaaacaaaaacgaTTTCACTTCGCCCTTTGTCCTTCAGTTGTATCACTGctttcacacactgtaaatgtaGTGACCCTGATTCCTGTTACTGTCGTGCTAGGCCACGGGTCTTACCTGACTGACGTCCGCCCTGTGGAGGTGCTCCAGTTTCCAATCTGAGAGAAACGGAGGGGAATAGAGACAGGAAAgaatacaaatcaataaaagtaTATagtataatacattttttccaaaatgttgcTCTGCCTTACAAGTGATATTCAGCATATTGTCCTATGTTTTAAACTGCACACAAATAATTGCTCTAAGTTGGTGTCCTAGGTGGGTCCTAAAAACAGCTTTAAACTGTTTGAGAGACCTTTAAGTAAAGCGGCTCTGATTACAGTGCATGGGTTTAGCACCTTGAAGGTAGCCATCGTCATACAGTTGGGGTTCAGTGACTCTACGAGCCCTTTGGACTCCAGCTCCCCACACCACTAGAGGGGTGAGCGTCTCAGAGGGATGCCCTGCACCGTGAGAGCCtgcaaggaaacacacacacaaatgtaaacatCCACAAACTTCAACAAAACGCTTTAAAGACTTGAATGAATTCACTCCGATGCT
The window above is part of the Platichthys flesus chromosome 21, fPlaFle2.1, whole genome shotgun sequence genome. Proteins encoded here:
- the pign gene encoding GPI ethanolamine phosphate transferase 1; the encoded protein is MRMITFFLVGLTVHVIFFISIFDIYFTSPLVHGMTPQAIPLAPPASRLVLLVADGLRADSLFTLLPNGSTRAPFLRSVMEETGTWGVSHTRVPTESRPGHVALIAGFYEDVSAVAKGWKENPVEFDSVFNESRHTWCWGSPDILPMFAQGASGDHVHTHTYPAAEEDFASTDASRLDTWVFTQVKSFFQTAKSNSSLRASVLEDKNVFFLHLLGIDTNGHAHRPMSPEYLDNIALVDTGVAELVSIVEEFFGYDGRTAYVFTSDHGMTNWGSHGAGHPSETLTPLVVWGAGVQRARRVTEPQLYDDGYLQDWKLEHLHRADVSQADIAPLMASLIGVPFPVNSVGVLPLLYLNNSDLFKAESMYTNAIQVLQQFKMKMTQKKETTLSFLFTPYQQLTESKQAEFTHKARILIQLEKYGDAISLCKSLISRSLEGLAYYHTYDRFFLGCSVVLGFVGWTSYVVMVILKTHASLHRHPSLLNQTRSYTLERLCLCVTVVISGFLLVQRSPITYYIYCLLPVPVWYSVLKESGTLKDLIKSAPALPLWKCLGYFVLVAFGIELLVVSFFHRAMLTVGLAVLSLWPFMSGLFGKAKLRSLSWFLGCLFLALFPLMPVVGREANIHLVTCAGVLALFTSACYLWSSRQRTPLSFGDRQQFITQMLHVAVCAYVPSLTHSSLQQKQGLPLLNQIISWTTLGSSILVPLLSSTRLFHRLLSIFLSLTATYLLLSTGSEALFLPVLSWLMFVWINIEQEAMLAQGVSGRQELSTIDFSANIDIAKIRHLKLDDIRRSYFFVFFIITAFFGTGNIASINSFDPASVYCFLTVFNPFIMGGLMMWKVIIPFIIVMCTFETIQVVTQLSARSLFLIVLVISDLMALHFFFLVQDYGSWLDIGTSISHYVIVMSMTIFLMLLSVVTHILTSQRLILWRRHKSHFT